A single genomic interval of Amycolatopsis albispora harbors:
- a CDS encoding anti-sigma factor: MTSPEMHTLAGAYALDALDDLERERFARHLAECPSCAQEVRELRATAARLGAAVAEEPPSALKARVLAEVRTTRQEPPSARGDRGSRSRRGAGAPRWMVLVAAAAAVIGLALGGVFGGLALHTQGELDAARQQAAEARAKYAPMGELLASPDVVTAHDPGGHGTVVMSPSLDKAAFMASDLPASPPDREYQVWLMHADGRVRSMGLVPGGPEPGSVLTAQGLAGVAKIGVTVEPRGGSPAPTSAPLLTISMAA, from the coding sequence ATGACCTCGCCGGAGATGCACACGCTGGCCGGGGCCTATGCGCTCGACGCGCTGGACGACCTGGAACGCGAGCGGTTCGCGCGGCACCTCGCCGAATGCCCGTCGTGCGCGCAGGAGGTGCGCGAACTGCGGGCCACCGCCGCGCGCCTGGGTGCCGCGGTCGCCGAGGAACCGCCGTCGGCGCTGAAGGCACGCGTGCTGGCCGAGGTCCGGACGACCCGCCAGGAACCGCCGTCGGCACGCGGGGACCGGGGCAGCCGGTCGCGGCGTGGTGCGGGCGCGCCGCGCTGGATGGTCCTGGTCGCGGCCGCCGCGGCGGTGATCGGGCTCGCGCTCGGCGGGGTGTTCGGCGGGCTCGCGCTGCACACACAGGGCGAACTGGACGCCGCGCGCCAGCAGGCCGCCGAGGCCAGGGCGAAGTACGCGCCGATGGGGGAGCTGCTCGCGTCGCCGGACGTGGTGACCGCGCACGATCCCGGCGGCCACGGCACGGTGGTGATGTCGCCGAGCCTGGACAAGGCCGCGTTCATGGCGTCGGACCTGCCAGCCAGCCCGCCGGACCGCGAATACCAGGTCTGGCTGATGCACGCCGACGGCCGGGTGCGGTCGATGGGCCTGGTGCCCGGCGGGCCGGAACCGGGGTCGGTACTCACCGCACAGGGCCTGGCCGGGGTGGCCAAGATCGGGGTCACCGTGGAGCCGCGGGGTGGTTCGCCGGCGCCCACCTCGGCACCCCTGCTGACCATCTCGATGGCGGCTTGA
- a CDS encoding NAD(P)/FAD-dependent oxidoreductase, whose translation MQITGERVGVIGSGVAGLTAAYLLQRRYDVLLFEAGDRLGGHAHTHDVAGAHGTIGVDSGFIVHNERTYPTLLKLFGELGVRTQETEMSMSIRCDGCGLEYAGAKGLPGLFAQRRNLRSPRYLRMLAEVKRFHRHAARVLAARDAGDVTIGAFLAIGGYSRYFVDHFLLPLVSTVWSADRTGTLRYPAPYLFAFLRNHGMLSVSGSPTWRTVTGGSREYVDLAVKQLTAVHLSTPIRSLRRTTAGIELRDDADSVHRVDKVVVATHADQALDLLEQPTERERDVLGAFGYSRNEAWLHTGSELLPRTPGARASWNYAAPSCGADNGAVQVSYDMNRLMRLDEPAEYVVTLNPSKAVEPSKVLARMTYEHPVYTPESVAAQRRLPELNDGVVAYAGAYHGWGFHEDGCASGARAAESLGVRW comes from the coding sequence GTGCAGATCACTGGAGAACGAGTCGGCGTCATCGGCAGCGGCGTGGCCGGGCTCACCGCCGCCTACCTGCTACAACGCCGCTACGACGTGCTGCTGTTCGAAGCGGGCGACCGCCTCGGCGGGCACGCGCACACCCACGACGTCGCGGGCGCCCACGGCACGATCGGGGTCGATTCCGGCTTCATCGTGCACAACGAGCGCACCTATCCGACGCTGCTGAAGCTGTTCGGCGAGCTGGGCGTGCGCACGCAGGAGACCGAGATGTCGATGAGCATCCGGTGCGACGGCTGCGGTCTCGAATACGCCGGGGCGAAGGGTCTGCCGGGGTTGTTCGCGCAGCGGCGGAACCTGCGCAGCCCGCGGTACCTGCGCATGCTCGCGGAGGTCAAGCGGTTCCACCGGCACGCGGCGCGCGTGCTCGCCGCGCGTGATGCCGGTGATGTCACGATCGGCGCGTTCCTCGCCATCGGCGGCTATTCGCGGTACTTCGTGGACCATTTCCTGCTGCCGCTGGTGTCCACCGTCTGGTCGGCCGACCGCACCGGCACGCTGCGGTACCCGGCGCCGTACCTGTTCGCCTTCCTGCGCAATCACGGCATGTTGTCGGTCTCCGGTTCACCGACCTGGCGCACGGTCACCGGTGGCTCCCGTGAGTACGTCGATCTCGCGGTGAAGCAGCTGACCGCGGTCCACCTGTCCACGCCCATCCGCTCGCTGCGCCGCACGACGGCCGGGATCGAGCTGCGCGACGACGCCGACAGCGTGCACCGCGTGGACAAGGTCGTGGTGGCCACCCACGCCGACCAGGCGCTCGACCTGCTCGAACAGCCCACGGAACGCGAGCGCGACGTGCTCGGCGCGTTCGGCTACTCCCGCAACGAAGCCTGGCTGCACACCGGATCGGAGCTGTTGCCGCGCACGCCCGGCGCCCGCGCGTCCTGGAACTACGCCGCGCCCAGCTGTGGCGCGGACAACGGCGCGGTGCAGGTCAGCTACGACATGAACCGCCTGATGCGCTTGGACGAACCGGCGGAGTACGTGGTCACGCTGAACCCGTCGAAGGCCGTGGAGCCGTCGAAGGTGCTCGCGCGGATGACCTACGAGCACCCGGTCTACACGCCGGAGTCGGTCGCCGCGCAGCGCCGCCTGCCCGAGTTGAACGACGGCGTCGTCGCCTACGCGGGCGCGTACCACGGCTGGGGCTTCCACGAGGACGGCTGCGCTTCGGGCGCGCGGGCCGCCGAATCGCTGGGGGTGCGCTGGTGA
- the sigK gene encoding ECF RNA polymerase sigma factor SigK yields the protein MDETAPRGERPSTVDGPTTEELLVQVAKGDERAFEQVYDRLAGPILGLVRRVVRDGAQSEEVAQEVLVELWRTAPRYSPERGSALNWALTLAHRRAVDRVRSARASTEREVKATFEASRNRPFDEVAESVTARWERQQVRRCLGNLTELQRESVLLAYYQGYTYREVAEVLSTPQGTVKTRLRDGLIRLRDCLGVTA from the coding sequence ATGGATGAGACCGCACCGCGTGGGGAGCGGCCGTCCACTGTGGACGGGCCGACCACCGAGGAGCTGCTGGTCCAGGTGGCCAAGGGCGACGAGCGCGCGTTCGAGCAGGTCTACGACCGGCTCGCCGGGCCGATTCTCGGCCTGGTCCGCCGGGTGGTGCGTGACGGCGCGCAGTCCGAGGAGGTCGCGCAGGAGGTGCTGGTCGAGCTGTGGCGCACCGCGCCGCGGTACTCGCCGGAGCGCGGCAGTGCGCTGAACTGGGCGCTGACCCTGGCGCACCGCCGCGCGGTGGACCGCGTGCGCTCCGCCCGCGCGAGCACCGAACGCGAGGTCAAGGCCACCTTCGAGGCGAGCCGGAACCGCCCGTTCGACGAGGTGGCCGAGTCGGTCACCGCGCGCTGGGAACGCCAGCAGGTCCGCCGCTGCCTCGGCAACCTGACCGAGCTGCAGCGCGAGTCCGTGCTGCTGGCCTACTACCAGGGCTACACCTACCGCGAGGTGGCCGAAGTGCTGTCGACCCCGCAGGGCACGGTGAAGACCCGGCTCCGTGACGGGCTGATCCGCCTGCGGGACTGCTTGGGGGTGACCGCATGA
- a CDS encoding DUF1295 domain-containing protein produces MNLLISAAVALGMALVAVCATFAVALARRRYDTIDTFWGLGFALIAVVAFPYGTGDLALRLVVTGLTVVWGVRLAVHLHLRNRGQPEDPRYAGMADRPASRVFVRVYLLQALVLWFVSLPVLAAQHGTGIGVLGWLGVAVWSIGFAFEVVGDEQLRRFKADPANHGRVLDTGLWRYTRHPNYFGDACVWWGLYLLACSTWPGAATVLSPLVMTFTLVKGTGKPLLEKGLHRTRPGYAYYVERTSGFFPLPPRRATPPSARR; encoded by the coding sequence ATGAACCTGCTGATCAGCGCCGCGGTGGCGCTCGGCATGGCGCTGGTGGCGGTGTGCGCCACCTTCGCCGTCGCGCTGGCCCGGCGCCGGTACGACACCATCGACACCTTCTGGGGCCTGGGCTTCGCACTGATCGCGGTGGTGGCCTTCCCGTACGGCACCGGGGACCTGGCGCTGCGGCTCGTGGTCACCGGACTGACCGTGGTCTGGGGTGTGCGGCTGGCGGTGCACCTGCACCTGCGCAACCGCGGGCAGCCGGAGGACCCGCGCTACGCCGGGATGGCCGACCGGCCGGCGTCGCGGGTTTTCGTTCGCGTGTACCTCCTGCAGGCGCTCGTGCTGTGGTTCGTTTCGCTGCCGGTGCTGGCCGCGCAGCACGGCACCGGGATCGGCGTGCTCGGCTGGCTGGGCGTCGCGGTGTGGTCGATCGGGTTCGCCTTCGAGGTCGTCGGCGACGAGCAGCTTCGGCGGTTCAAGGCGGACCCGGCCAACCACGGCCGGGTGCTGGACACCGGGCTGTGGCGCTACACCCGCCACCCCAACTACTTCGGCGACGCCTGCGTCTGGTGGGGGCTGTACCTGCTGGCCTGCTCGACCTGGCCGGGCGCGGCCACCGTGCTCTCCCCGCTGGTGATGACCTTCACCCTGGTCAAGGGCACCGGGAAACCGTTGCTGGAGAAGGGACTCCACCGCACGCGGCCGGGATACGCCTACTACGTCGAGCGCACCAGCGGGTTCTTCCCGCTGCCGCCCCGGCGGGCTACTCCCCCGTCTGCCCGTCGGTGA
- a CDS encoding DinB family protein has product MASETRPEPPMTGSERDQLNGFLDFLRSAVSLKARGLTDEQARRVHVPTSTHTTVAGLVGHLTYVESYWFSVVLGGQEDPWRERFKEDRDAEFTAAASVPIDELVEAYEAQCQTGREIAAKLELDQVITFGRKEREVTVRWVLLHMIEETGRHAGHLDLLRELTDGQTGE; this is encoded by the coding sequence ATGGCTTCCGAAACGCGCCCCGAACCGCCGATGACCGGTTCCGAACGCGACCAGCTCAACGGTTTTCTCGATTTCCTCCGCAGCGCGGTTTCGCTCAAGGCGCGTGGGCTCACCGACGAACAGGCGCGGCGGGTGCACGTGCCGACCAGCACGCACACCACCGTCGCCGGGCTCGTCGGCCACCTCACCTACGTCGAGTCGTACTGGTTTTCCGTGGTGCTCGGCGGGCAGGAGGACCCGTGGCGGGAACGGTTCAAAGAGGATCGCGACGCCGAGTTCACCGCGGCCGCTTCGGTGCCGATCGACGAGTTGGTCGAGGCCTATGAGGCGCAATGCCAGACCGGCCGTGAAATCGCCGCGAAGCTCGAACTGGACCAGGTGATCACCTTCGGCCGCAAGGAGCGTGAGGTGACCGTGCGGTGGGTGCTGCTGCACATGATCGAGGAAACCGGCCGCCACGCCGGGCACCTCGACCTGCTTCGTGAACTCACCGACGGGCAGACGGGGGAGTAG
- the murC gene encoding UDP-N-acetylmuramate--L-alanine ligase produces MTELPEVLRRAHLIGIGGAGMSGIARILLARGAEVSGSDAKDSRAFPGLRAQGAKIAVGQAAENLDAFDGGPSAVVVSTAIKDTNPEFAAARERGIPVLHRAEALAGLMEGHRVACIAGTHGKTSTTSMLTVALQHCRLDPSFAIGGDLNESGSNAHHGTGGIFVAEADESDGSFLAYSPSVAVVTNVEPDHLDHHGTAEAYVEVFTKFVRRLEPGGLLIVCADDAPAAELAGKAEAEGLRVQRYGRTVTGEGDAKVLDYTPGPEGGVVRVEVGGKQLDVLVAVPGEHMALNAVAALLAGVELGAPVEELAEGLAAFGGVRRRFEFKGRSADVRVYDDYAHHPTEVAAQLRAVRHAAGSGRVIVLFQPHLYSRTKTFATEFAEALSLADEVVVLDVFGAREEPEPGVSGALIAEQVSTVSTSVHYEPAFDKVVTLAADLAKPGDLVVTMGAGDVTQLGPELLTELDRRSEQG; encoded by the coding sequence ATGACGGAACTTCCCGAGGTGCTGCGGCGGGCGCACCTGATCGGCATCGGCGGTGCCGGCATGAGCGGGATCGCCCGCATCCTGCTCGCGCGGGGTGCCGAAGTGTCCGGTTCGGACGCCAAGGACTCGCGTGCCTTCCCCGGCCTGCGCGCGCAGGGCGCGAAGATCGCGGTCGGGCAGGCGGCGGAGAACCTGGACGCCTTCGACGGCGGGCCGAGCGCGGTGGTGGTGTCCACCGCGATCAAGGACACCAACCCGGAGTTCGCCGCGGCGCGTGAGCGCGGCATCCCGGTGCTGCACCGGGCCGAGGCGCTGGCCGGGCTGATGGAGGGCCACCGGGTGGCCTGCATCGCCGGTACGCACGGGAAGACCTCGACCACCTCGATGCTCACCGTGGCGTTGCAGCACTGCCGGCTCGACCCGTCGTTCGCCATCGGCGGTGACCTGAACGAGTCCGGTTCGAACGCCCACCACGGCACCGGCGGCATCTTCGTCGCCGAGGCCGACGAGAGCGACGGGTCGTTCCTGGCCTACTCGCCGTCGGTCGCGGTGGTGACCAATGTGGAGCCCGACCACCTCGACCACCACGGCACCGCCGAGGCCTACGTCGAGGTGTTCACGAAGTTCGTCCGGCGGCTGGAGCCGGGCGGGCTGCTGATCGTCTGCGCCGACGACGCGCCCGCCGCCGAACTGGCTGGCAAGGCCGAGGCCGAGGGGCTGCGGGTGCAGCGCTACGGCCGGACGGTCACCGGAGAAGGCGACGCGAAGGTCCTCGACTACACGCCGGGGCCCGAAGGCGGCGTCGTCCGGGTCGAGGTCGGCGGCAAGCAGCTGGACGTGCTGGTCGCGGTGCCGGGGGAGCACATGGCGCTCAACGCGGTCGCCGCGCTGCTCGCCGGGGTCGAACTGGGCGCGCCGGTCGAGGAACTGGCCGAGGGGCTGGCCGCGTTCGGCGGGGTGCGGCGGCGGTTCGAGTTCAAGGGCCGCTCCGCCGACGTCCGGGTCTACGACGACTACGCCCACCACCCGACCGAGGTGGCCGCGCAGCTGCGCGCGGTGCGGCACGCGGCGGGCAGCGGGCGCGTGATCGTGTTGTTCCAGCCGCACCTGTACTCGCGGACCAAAACCTTCGCCACCGAGTTCGCCGAGGCGCTGAGCCTGGCGGACGAGGTGGTGGTGCTCGACGTGTTCGGCGCGCGCGAGGAGCCGGAGCCGGGTGTGAGCGGTGCTCTCATCGCGGAGCAGGTGTCCACGGTGTCCACCTCGGTCCACTACGAACCGGCCTTCGACAAGGTGGTGACGCTGGCGGCCGACCTGGCGAAGCCGGGTGACCTGGTGGTCACCATGGGCGCCGGTGACGTCACGCAGCTCGGTCCGGAGCTCCTCACCGAGCTGGACCGCCGGAGCGAGCAGGGCTAG
- a CDS encoding DUF6928 family protein, which translates to MGAVTAMLVYSEDDAKVVLPGHPVPDREATRAMARRLQPHGVLEEIGDGNLLENVNPPDGRMYVGCFPGLTVICAPEAAVDQPSQLPPNLLEPAGDATVYLHAMHSAVDWFAYAMWEQGTLVRSLSLAPEYGILEETGDALMFEKPYWSGDRPPLLPGPFPFHPLDLGEEALRALLGITYEGKPFDGDPDLKEITLLGFQYDDSP; encoded by the coding sequence ATGGGTGCGGTGACAGCCATGCTGGTCTATTCCGAAGACGACGCGAAGGTGGTGCTGCCCGGCCACCCCGTGCCCGATCGTGAGGCCACGCGGGCGATGGCGCGGCGGCTCCAGCCCCACGGCGTGCTGGAAGAGATCGGCGACGGAAACCTGCTGGAGAACGTCAACCCGCCCGACGGCCGCATGTACGTCGGCTGCTTTCCCGGGCTGACCGTGATCTGCGCGCCGGAGGCAGCGGTGGACCAGCCGTCGCAGCTGCCGCCGAACCTGCTGGAACCGGCCGGCGACGCCACCGTCTACCTGCACGCCATGCACAGCGCGGTGGACTGGTTCGCCTACGCGATGTGGGAGCAGGGCACGCTGGTGCGTTCGCTCAGCCTCGCCCCGGAATACGGCATTCTCGAGGAAACCGGGGACGCCCTGATGTTCGAGAAGCCGTACTGGTCGGGTGACCGCCCGCCGCTGCTGCCCGGCCCGTTCCCGTTCCACCCGCTGGATCTGGGCGAGGAGGCGCTGCGCGCGCTGCTCGGCATCACCTACGAGGGCAAGCCGTTCGACGGCGACCCCGACCTCAAGGAGATCACCCTGCTCGGCTTCCAGTACGACGATTCGCCGTGA
- a CDS encoding SAM-dependent methyltransferase has protein sequence MPRTAERIAGFARDLLGAPLPVGIRAWDGSRAGPPGVTVVLNSRRALRRLLYAPGELGLARAYVSGDLDVEGDLSEGFRRIWALSRSGARVRMGPAHWARGVRLALRLGLAGPPPRPPAEEARLTGRRHTPRRDRSAIAHHYDLGNAFYQLLLDESMAYSSAYWTADRPGYDLAQAQRDKLDLICRKLGLRPGMRLLDVGCGWGSLVIHAAKHYDVHAVGVTLSAEQAEHVRTRVAALDLDDRVEVRRQDYREITGEPFDAVASIEMGEHVGEENYPRYTGTLFRLLKPRGRLVLQQMSRGAAAPGGGAFIERYIAPDMTMRPLSRTLGHLEGSGFEIRDVHALREHYVETVRAWSDTLESRWHDVVALIGEAGARVWRLYLTGGALAFEENRMGVDQILAVRPGEAGESGLTATRER, from the coding sequence ATGCCGAGAACTGCCGAACGCATCGCCGGTTTCGCACGGGACCTGCTGGGGGCGCCGCTGCCGGTGGGCATCCGCGCCTGGGACGGCTCGCGGGCCGGGCCGCCCGGCGTCACCGTGGTGCTGAACTCGCGGCGGGCGCTGCGGCGGCTGCTCTACGCACCCGGTGAACTCGGGCTCGCCCGCGCGTACGTCAGCGGCGACCTGGACGTGGAGGGCGACCTGAGCGAGGGGTTCCGCCGGATCTGGGCGCTGAGCAGGTCGGGCGCGCGTGTCCGGATGGGACCGGCGCACTGGGCCAGGGGCGTCCGGCTGGCTCTGCGCCTCGGCCTCGCCGGGCCACCACCCCGACCACCGGCCGAGGAGGCGCGGCTGACCGGCAGACGGCACACGCCGCGGCGCGACCGGTCCGCCATCGCACACCACTACGACCTGGGAAACGCCTTCTACCAGCTGCTGCTCGACGAATCGATGGCCTATTCGAGCGCGTACTGGACCGCCGACCGGCCCGGGTACGACCTGGCCCAGGCGCAGCGCGACAAGCTCGACCTGATCTGCCGCAAGCTCGGCCTGCGACCGGGCATGCGCCTGCTGGACGTCGGCTGCGGCTGGGGCTCGCTGGTGATCCACGCGGCCAAGCACTACGACGTGCACGCGGTCGGCGTGACGCTGTCCGCCGAGCAGGCAGAGCACGTGCGCACACGGGTCGCCGCGCTCGACCTGGACGACCGCGTCGAAGTGCGGCGGCAGGACTACCGCGAGATCACCGGCGAACCGTTCGACGCGGTGGCGTCCATCGAGATGGGCGAGCACGTCGGCGAGGAGAACTACCCGCGTTACACCGGGACGCTGTTCCGCCTGCTCAAGCCGCGGGGACGGCTGGTGCTGCAGCAGATGTCGCGGGGCGCGGCGGCCCCGGGCGGTGGCGCGTTCATCGAGCGCTACATCGCGCCCGACATGACCATGCGCCCGCTCTCGCGCACGCTGGGCCATCTGGAGGGTTCCGGCTTCGAGATCCGCGACGTGCACGCGTTGCGGGAACACTACGTGGAAACCGTGCGTGCCTGGTCGGACACGCTGGAGTCACGCTGGCACGACGTGGTCGCGCTGATCGGTGAGGCCGGGGCCCGCGTGTGGCGGCTCTACCTGACCGGCGGCGCGCTGGCCTTCGAGGAGAACCGCATGGGAGTGGACCAGATCCTGGCCGTACGCCCGGGTGAAGCCGGGGAAAGCGGCCTGACGGCCACCCGCGAGCGATGA
- a CDS encoding cell division protein FtsQ/DivIB, translated as MTTAREARQRRRRGPGEERGPARSASASRRGRRPASARQRTGTRPSRRKAMQRRWVALLSVVSVIAGLYLVFFTSLLGVRTVDVVGATSLSPDQIRAVAAVPDRRAMLRVDTDEIRDRVLTLPGVATADVSRSWPSTIEIAVSERTPIGFFNTGQEIHLVDESGFVFKKVPMAPSGLPELKLARVGPDDPPTRAATAVLIALPQQLRAQVAAVGADSPGSVRLDLNDGRQIRWGDADQIDRKTKVLAALLTQPGKVYDVSSPELPTVS; from the coding sequence GTGACCACGGCCAGGGAAGCCAGGCAGCGGCGGCGGCGCGGGCCGGGCGAGGAGCGCGGGCCCGCGCGGTCGGCGTCGGCCAGCCGCCGGGGCCGCCGTCCGGCGAGCGCGCGCCAGCGCACCGGCACCCGGCCGAGCCGCCGCAAGGCGATGCAGCGCCGGTGGGTGGCGTTGCTCAGCGTGGTCAGCGTGATCGCCGGGCTCTACCTGGTGTTCTTCACTTCGCTGCTGGGCGTGCGCACGGTGGACGTGGTGGGCGCGACGAGCCTTTCGCCCGATCAGATCCGCGCGGTCGCCGCAGTGCCGGACAGGCGCGCGATGCTGCGGGTGGACACCGACGAGATCCGCGACCGGGTGCTCACCCTGCCGGGCGTGGCCACCGCGGACGTTTCGCGGTCGTGGCCGTCGACCATCGAGATCGCGGTTTCGGAGCGCACGCCGATCGGGTTCTTCAACACCGGGCAGGAAATCCACCTGGTGGACGAGTCGGGGTTCGTGTTCAAGAAGGTGCCGATGGCGCCGTCGGGGCTGCCGGAGCTGAAGCTGGCGCGCGTCGGCCCGGACGACCCGCCCACCCGCGCGGCGACGGCCGTGCTGATCGCGCTGCCGCAGCAGTTGCGCGCCCAGGTGGCCGCCGTCGGCGCGGACTCGCCCGGCAGCGTGCGGCTGGACCTCAACGACGGCAGGCAGATCCGCTGGGGCGACGCCGACCAGATCGATCGCAAGACCAAGGTGCTCGCCGCGCTGCTCACCCAGCCGGGCAAGGTCTACGACGTCTCCAGCCCGGAACTGCCCACGGTTTCCTGA
- a CDS encoding DUF1365 domain-containing protein has product MVTAALYDATVAHVRRIEPPLSFAHRLHLWLVDVDDLPRLPRWLRPFARFDARDHFGPGPGTIRQKLDAWLAARGIDLAGGRVVMLASARVLGYVFNPITLYWCHRPDGEPACVVAEVHNTYRGRHAYLLFPDAEGRATAAKEFFVSPFQTGDGEYRMSVPEPDSLLAVSVVLHQAGSTPLAATLRGVRRAAGPGQVARMLLARPFVPQRVTALIRKHGAVLWLRRAPMAAVAPADRLGELGGCGGLDG; this is encoded by the coding sequence CTGGTGACCGCCGCGCTCTACGACGCCACGGTGGCGCACGTGCGGCGGATCGAGCCGCCGCTGTCCTTCGCGCACCGGCTTCATCTGTGGCTGGTCGATGTGGACGACCTGCCCCGGCTGCCGCGCTGGTTGCGGCCGTTCGCGCGGTTCGACGCCCGCGACCACTTCGGACCCGGGCCGGGCACCATCCGCCAGAAGCTCGACGCCTGGCTGGCGGCACGCGGGATCGATCTGGCCGGTGGCCGGGTGGTCATGCTGGCCAGCGCGCGGGTGCTCGGTTACGTGTTCAACCCGATCACGCTGTACTGGTGCCACCGGCCGGACGGCGAACCCGCCTGCGTGGTCGCCGAGGTGCACAACACCTACCGCGGCAGGCACGCGTATCTGCTGTTCCCGGACGCGGAAGGCCGGGCGACGGCGGCGAAGGAGTTCTTCGTTTCGCCGTTCCAGACCGGCGACGGCGAATACCGCATGTCGGTGCCCGAACCGGATTCGCTGCTGGCCGTTTCGGTGGTGCTGCACCAGGCCGGTTCGACCCCGCTGGCCGCCACCCTTCGGGGGGTGCGTCGTGCCGCCGGACCCGGACAGGTGGCCCGTATGCTGCTGGCCCGGCCGTTCGTCCCGCAGCGGGTGACCGCGTTGATCCGCAAGCACGGGGCCGTCCTGTGGCTGCGCCGCGCGCCGATGGCGGCGGTGGCACCGGCGGACCGGCTCGGCGAACTCGGAGGCTGTGGAGGCCTTGATGGATGA